The Silene latifolia isolate original U9 population chromosome Y, ASM4854445v1, whole genome shotgun sequence sequence tagtcgGTGGCGAAGGATATACTCGTGTCCATTTGAGGCCTTTGGAGTAAGAGGTCCCACAACAtcaagtccccaagcttcaaagggccatgaagaAACAGTAGGATGCAACGGCTCCGGCGGTTGGTGTATGAAGTTTGCGTAGAACTGACAGGGTTCACATTTTTTTGCAAAGTCCATACAATCTTGCACCATGGTTGGCCAGTAATATCCCATTCTCTTTACACGATCATGAAGTTTAGGCCCAGATTGATGAGCACCACAAATGCCAGAATGAGCTTCATGCATTGCTTCAGTAGCTTCGTCCTTACTTAGACACCTCAACCATTGGCCTGAGAAAGAACGTCTGTAGAGTGTCCCTTTATAGTGAATGAACTTTGGAGCACGTCGACGTATTTCTACCTTGTGTCTGGGATCATCGGGTAGTTTTTGGTGGTCCAAAAAATCAATGATAGGTTGACGCCAGTCATCTTCATCAACTGTGTAGACGCATATCATGTTGGTTGTATCTACATTTTCCTCTTCTTCAAGCAATGATACTACCCAACGATTGCAGACTGGGACTTGCATAGACTCTTCTGCCCCCAGTGCCAAAGTGGCTGCAAGATTAGCAAGCGCGTCagccaacttattggcactccttgGTACATGACCAACATGGATGTCGTCAAGTTGATTCAGCAGTTGTAATGCCTGTTGATGGTAGggaatcaagtcttcctttttTACTTCATATTCACCAAGGACTTGGTTGACCACCAGTTTCGAGTCGCCGTAGATGTCCATATCTCCAACACCTATTTCGATCGCCATTTGGAGGCCGAGTATGAGAGCTTGGTATTCTGCCATATTATTTGAGCACAACTGAGTGAGCGTAAAGGAGTATGGCATgagatgattttgtggagttacgaaTACAACTCCGGCTCCAGCTCCGTCCTTCCTTGCAGCACCGTCAAAGTACATTTGCCATGGAGGTAGGACGTCCACATAGAAAATTTCTTCTCCTGGGAGGTCATCTGAAATTTCCCACTCTGCTGGCACTGGATGATCAGCAAAGAAGTCGGCGATAGCTTGGCCTTTGACAGCCTTTTGAGGCACGAACACCAAGTCATACTGCTTAAGTAACATTGCCCATTTCGCAAGTCTTCCAGACAAGACTGGTcttgagagtatgtacttgattggatcAGCTTTTGAGACCACGTGTATGGTATGCGCCTGCATGTAGTGTCTCAACTTCTGGATGGCGAACACCAAAGCAAGACATATCTTCTCTATGGGCAAGTAATTCAACTCGGCTCCAACCAAGGTACGACTCAAGTAATAGAGTGCTCTCTCTTTacggtcttcaatttcttgagcacACATTGCCCCCAGTGAGCGTTCTTGTGCTGCGATGTAGAGGACAAGTGGCTTTCCTGGAATTGGTGCCCCCAGCACTGGTGCACTGGCCAAGTACTTCTTGATGCTAT is a genomic window containing:
- the LOC141631764 gene encoding uncharacterized protein LOC141631764, producing MSSLGAIRRCWTRPKIAVHRLAIKKGTNPKKQPQRRFRSELVPEIEKEVNKLIEAGKPLVLYIAAQERSLGAMCAQEIEDRKERALYYLSRTLVGAELNYLPIEKICLALVFAIQKLRHYMQAHTIHVVSKADPIKYILSRPVLSGRLAKWAMLLKQYDLVFVPQKAVKGQAIADFFADHPVPAEWEISDDLPGEEIFYVDVLPPWQMYFDGAARKDGAGAGVVFVTPQNHLMPYSFTLTQLCSNNMAEYQALILGLQMAIEIGVGDMDIYGDSKLVVNQVLGEYEVKKEDLIPYHQQALQLLNQLDDIHVGHVPRSANKLADALANLAATLALGAEESMQVPVCNRWVVSLLEEEENVDTTNMICVYTVDEDDWRQPIIDFLDHQKLPDDPRHKVEIRRRAPKFIHYKGTLYRRSFSGQWLRCLSKDEATEAMHEAHSGICGAHQSGPKLHDRVKRMGYYWPTMVQDCMDFAKKCEPCQFYANFIHQPPEPLHPTVSSWPFEAWGLDVVGPLTPKASNGHEISSNSVNSLSNFRRSSCNEIKDISSTSKLLRNVFSFSRACWSLASRSFISSE